DNA from Patescibacteria group bacterium:
ATTGAAATTGACTTACGCAGTAAATTTTAGAATACATCATGTCTCAAGATAAACTTATAAAACTGGCGTGCTCGAAATGCAAACGCACCAACTACTGGAGCAGGAAAAACCGAAAGACGGTTACGCGCAAGATCGACCTGAAAAAGTACTGCAAATGGTGCAAGGCACAGACGATGCACAAGGAAGCCAAGAAGTAGTATTGATAACACCTTTTGTTATATTTCCATATAACAGGTTCACTCGGTTCAAAA
Protein-coding regions in this window:
- the rpmG gene encoding 50S ribosomal protein L33, which produces MSQDKLIKLACSKCKRTNYWSRKNRKTVTRKIDLKKYCKWCKAQTMHKEAKK